One Lycium barbarum isolate Lr01 chromosome 5, ASM1917538v2, whole genome shotgun sequence genomic window carries:
- the LOC132639998 gene encoding biotin carboxyl carrier protein of acetyl-CoA carboxylase, chloroplastic-like, producing the protein MTTSFQTTPTATSTPALFPSKNAPKSLTLLPFCHHHHHHRHYNHLHNKVSSRFSITPKFQFSCKGLHSSWNHSAVGRAQLNEVAVGGSSNDAATPSEEVKSPSETSYATSVSEETISNFISQVSSLVKLVDSRDVVELRLKQLDCEILIRKKEALPQPPSPAPAQIPVSQSYHVSSVQPSAPPAPAAAPPPIQTPAPPPAAAKSADSSLPPLKSPMAGTFYRSPAPGEPAFVKVGDKVQKGQVLCIIEAMKLMNEIEADRSGTIVEVVAEDAKPVSVDTPLFVIKP; encoded by the exons ATGACGACGTCGTTTCAAACAACGCCGACTGCCACGTCAACGCCGGCGTTATTTCCTTCCAAAAATGCCCCGAAGTCATTGACTTTATTACCATTttgccatcatcatcatcatcatcgccaTTACAATCATTTACATAACAAAGTATCATCACGGTTCTCTATTACGCCTAAATTCCAATTCTCTTGTAAG GGTCTGCATTCTAGTTGGAATCATTCAGCTGTAGGAAGAGCCCAATTGAATGAG GTTGCTGTTGGTGGATCTTCAAACGATGCAGCTACTCCATCAGAAGAGGTGAAATCACCAAGTGAAACTTCATATGCAACTTCGGTGTCAGAGGAAACAATATCTAACTTTATTAGCCAAGTTTCAAGCCTTGTCAA GCTAGTTGATTCTAGGGATGTTGTGGAGCTGCGGTTAAAACAACTTGATTGTGAAATTTTAATCCGTAAGAAGGAGGCCCTACCACAACCTCCTTCTCCTGCTCCTGCACAAATTCCAGTTTCACAATCATATCATGTGTCATCTGTACAACCTAGCGCACCTCCTGCACCTGCAGCTGCTCCTCCTCCAATTCAAACCCCTGCACCTCCTCCAGCCGCAGCAAAGTCAGCTGATTCATCTCTTCCACCGCTCAAATCCCCAATGGCAGGGACATTCTATAGAAGTCCAGCACCTGGTGAACCAGCATTTGTGAAG GTTGGAGACAAAGTGCAGAAGGGTCAAGTTCTTTGCATTATTGAGGCAATGAAATTGATGAACGAAATAGAG GCTGATCGGTCAGGAACCATCGTTGAGGTTGTTGCTGAAGATGCAAAACCTGTTAGTGTTGATACT CCTCTGTTCGTCATCAAACCATAG
- the LOC132639997 gene encoding thioredoxin F2, chloroplastic-like, translating into MALQVQVNQVPLKPSMAPSWRFNKQSVVCVARDYGFFSGSVLRNRGLSSPKVKCSSSSDATVTTTATVGEVTEVCKDTFWPIVEAAGDKPVVVDMYTQWCGPCKVIAPKYQELSKKYDDVVFLKLDCNQDNRPLAKELGIKVVPTFKILKNNKIVKEVTGAKLDDLIAAIEGARSS; encoded by the exons ATGGCTCTACAAGTTCAAGTAAATCAG GTACCACTGAAGCCATCAATGGCGCCATCGTGGAGGTTCAACAAGCAATCAGTGGTCTGCGTTGCAAGAGATTATGGTTTTTTCTCGGGTAGTGTTTTGAGGAACAGAGGATTGAGCTCACCGAAGGTGAAGTGTAGTAGTAGCTCGGATGCTACTGTTACTACGACTGCGACGGTGGGAGAGGTGACGGAAGTTTGTAAGGATACCTTTTGGCCGATTGTTGAAGCTGCCGGTGATAAACCTGTTGTAGTTGACATGTACACACAGTG GTGCGGTCCTTGTAAAGTGATCGCTCCAAAGTATCAAGAGCTATCGAAGAAATATGACGATGTGGTCTTTCTGAAGCTGGACTGTAACCAAGATAACAGG CCGCTAGCCAAGGAACTAGGCATAAAGGTGGTTCCGACATTCAAGATTCTGAAGAACAATAAGATCGTTAAAGAAGTCACTGGAGCAAAACTTGATGATTTAATAGCGGCGATTGAGGGTGCTCGGTCAAGTTAA